CTGCAGCGCAAGCGTTTCTGGCTGGAGGAGGAGCAGCGCTGGGTTACCCTGCAGGTCTCGGCCAAGGGGCTGCGCATCATCGACAAGAAGGGCATCGGCGCCGTGGTGCGGGAGCTGCGCGCCCGGGGGGAGAAGATTTAGATCAATCCGGGTGGTCGTCCTTCGAGAGCCTCAGGGCGACTATTCAAGATTAAAAAAAGCCCCCTCACACTTCGACCTTGAGTGAGGGGGCTTTTATTAGGGAGCCTGTCTGTCTCCTCAGGCAGACGGTTGTTGGCTCCCCGCTCGGGAGGAAGCTTGGGACCGTAAGACGGCCGGGACCTCCAGGTCGTCGCCAAATACCATCACGTCCTCATCCTCGCCATCCACCACCGCCATGCCCTGGCCGTCTTTGGGCACTCGTCGGCGCAGGCTGAAAAGCGGCTCGCGTTCCCGCCGACCGGGAGCATCGAAGGGGCTGGCCACACCCGGAAAGGCTTCCCTCGCTCTGGCAGCGAGCGGCAGCTGCTCCGCGGGCCGGTTGAAGCCGGTGGCGATAACGGTGACCCGGAATTCATCGGTCAGGTTGGAGTCGATGACGGCTCCGAAAATGACGTTGGCGTCCGCACCGGCCTCTTCATTGATGATGGAGGTGGCGTCGTTTACTTCATGAAGGGTCATGGTCGCATCGCCGGTGACATTGATAAGGAGCCCCTGGGCACCCTGGATATTGCAGTTCTGCAGGAGGGGAGAGGAGATGGCCTGCTGGGCGGCCAGGATGGCGCGCTCTTCACCGTGGCCGGTGCCGGTACCCATGATGGCGTCGCCCATGTTCAGCATGACCGTGCGCACGTCGGCGAAGTCCAGGTTGATGAGCCCGTGGATATTGATCAGGTCGGAGATGCCCTTGGTGGCCTGGTGCAGGATACTGTCGGCCAGTTTCAGGGCGTCGACGAAGGTAGTATCGGGATCGGTGATCCGCAGGAGGGTCTCATTGGGTATCACGAGGGTAGTGTCGCAATACTGGCGCAGTTCTTCGATGCCCGTTTCAGCTCGCTGGGCCCGCTGCCGCCCTTCGAAGAGGAAGGGGCGCGTGACGATGCCTACGGTGAGGGTGCCCAATTCGCGGGTGATGCGGGCGATTCGCGGTGCGGCCCCGGAGCCGGTACCGCCGCCCATCCCGGCGGTGATGAAGACCATGTCGGCCCCGGACAGGGTTTTTTCAATGATCTCGTGGTCTTCCTCGATGGCCTGGCGGCCGATGTCCACGTCGGCTCCGGCACCGAGACCCTTGGTTAGCGACTTGCCGATCTGGATCTTGATCTCGGCCAGATTGTTATCCAGGTCCTGGGCATCGGAATTGACCGCGATGAACTCCACTCCCAGCAGGTTGTCCTCAATCATGCGGTTGATGGCGTTCCCGCCGGCGCCGCCTACGCCGACTACCTTTATCTTGGCCTTCATCAGATCGTAATCGTCGAATTCGAAGAACATGATCGGTCTCCTCTCCTCAGTTAGAACAGTTCCTTGAAAAAGCCTTTCACCTGGCTTACCAGGTGCTTGAAAAATGCGGTTAGACTCCCGGGTCGTTTGGGCAGCCCATAGGTCTCTTCGTACTCCAGCCCGTAGAGCAGCAATCCGATGGCGGTGGCGTACTCCGGAGAGCTCACCATATCATCCAGACCGCCCACGTGCAATGGATAGCCGATCTTGATATCGGCATTGAACACCTCCCCGGCCTTTTCTTCCATCTCTTTCAATAGTACACCGCCGCCCGTGAGTACTACCCCGAAGGTGAGTTTGTCGCTGACCTCGCTTTTGCGAATTTCGTTGCGGCACAGTTGCAGGATCTCTTCCAGGCGGGGTTCGATAATGGCTGACAGTCCGCGCCGGGTGGTGGTCTGGGGACGGCGCCCCGCGATGCCATTAATGGTGATCTCGTCGTCTTTGACCGTGGCAGGGAACTTGGCGTAGCCGTATTCTTTCTTCAGCTCCTCGGCTTTCTGGAAGGTGGTGTGCAGAATCTGAGCGATATCGTTGGTTACCCGGTTGCCGCCGAAGGGGATGATGGCCGTATGGCGCACGCCGTCATCGTAATAGACGATGAGTTCAGTAGAGCCGCCGCCCATATCGATCAGTACCACACCCTGGTCCTTTTCGGTCTGTTCCAGGACCGCGGCGGCGGAGGCCAGGGGAGCAAGAACGAGGGCCTCAACATACAGTCCGGCTGCTTCCACGCACCGCACGAGGTTTTGGGCGGCGGAACCATCGATAGTGACCAGATGGACCCGGGCCTCAAGCCGATGGCCGATGTGTCCCAGAGGCGCTTTAATGCCCTCATGTTGGTCGACCTTAAATTCCTGTGGCAGGACATGCAGGATTTCGCGTTCAGCGGGCAGGGTTATCGCCTTGGCCTGCTCCAGTACCCGCTCAATGTCGTCCTCGGTAATCTCCTGGACATGGGGCATGCGGGACTCATGACGGCTCACGGTGATAACTCCGGCATTATTCATACTGCGGATCTGTTCCCCCGAAAGAGCTACATACACGCCATTCATTTTCACGTCGGCCTGGGCCTCGGCCTCCTCGACGGCCGCTTCGATGGAAGTAACGGTTTCCTTGACGTTGACTACCATGCCCTTGCGCATCCCGGTGGATGGGGCGCTTCCTACGCCCAAGAGGTTCAGTCGGCCGTTCTCATCAACCCGGGCGATGACCGCGCAGACCTTACTGGTGCCTACATCCAGGGCCGCGATTAATCTGGGTTGGGTTTCGTGTGTGGTCATAGAATTATGCTCGCTCCCGGACTACCACCTGTCGGTTGTAGCGTAAATCGATATAGGAATAGTCTATTAGACTTCTTTTTCCTGAAACGGTGAGCAGAAAAGCATCCAGTGTTGCGATGCGTTGCTCCAGTTCCTGGCTGCCAAGACGAACGGCGGTGGAGGTCTCGGTCATGTAAAGGGTAATCTCTCCATTATCAGCAAAAACCAGTTCGCTCAATTCCTGGTAGAGGCTGGGGAATGAGGCATAGATATAGTGCAGAATCTTCCAGGCCTGTTGCAGCTGGGCGTGGTCATTGACGGAGCCCAGTGCCAGGGCCTTGAGGGCCGAATCGGCGCCGGAGACTGTGGGCAGCTCCAGTTCGAAGCGCCCGTGCGGTAACGGGAGGGCTTCTTGCTCGTCGGTGAGGAGGTAGTATTCAGGTGCTGCCACGTAAGCCAGGGGCTGGTTTTCCACGAGGTCAACGAAAAGGGTATGGGGCAGCTTTCGGCCCAGGCGGACGCCGTAGACGTAATCGAGCTCCTCGACGCGTCCCTGGAGAGCTGGTAGGTCAACGTCAAAGACGCTCCCGGTAAGGGGTACCGCCATGGTCTTGACCACCTCGGCCCGGGTGAGGATATTGTTGCCCCGGACCTCAATGCGCCTGAGCTCGAACACCGCTATATTGTTCAGGTAGCTAAGGATACCTTTGCCGAGCGGCCACCCCGCTACGACGAGGATCGAACCTACAAATACCGAGCGGGCCCAGCTACCCAGGTGTCTGAGAGCGGATGGATCACGATTGGGCAAGGCCAGCATCCTCCCAGTAACCAGGCTGGAATCCGAAAGTTTTGATCTCAAATTCCAGCTGGGTATTGAACCGTTGTTTAATAGTTCGGGCCGCCAGTTTGATCAGAAAGGCCATGTCTCCGGCCGTAGCCGCGCCGCGATTAATGAAGAAATTGCCATGTTGGGTGGAAATCTCGGCCTCTCCCCGCCGCGTACCCTTGAGTCCAGCCCGGTCAATCAACATACCAGCCGCCATGTCCGGCGACGGGTTCTTGAAAACACTACCCGCTGACCGATATTTCAAGGGCTGGCGCGCCTTCCGCTCATTAGAGGCTAGCTTGCGCGTCCGGGAGATGGCCTCCGCTGTGCCCATCGCAAAATGGAATTCGGCTTCGACAATGATCTCATCCGGCCGGAAGCTGGAACTGCGGTACCCGAACTGCAGGTTCTCGCTCTGATAGACCTTTTCCTCACCGTTGAGGGTGAGGATGAGCACCTGATCCAGATGGGTAGAGATTTCGGCGCCGAAGGCGCCGGCGTTCATTACCAGGGCACCACCCAGCGTCCCCGGGATGCCGATAAGGCTCTCCAATCCGGTCAATCCAGCCTGGAGGCAGCGTTTTACCAGATGCCCGAGCATGACCCCGGCCTCAGCCGCCACCCTGCCATCTTCGATATGCAGGTTTTTCAGGGTACCCGCCAGGGATATGACGAGGCCCGACAGGCCGGTGTCACTCACCAGGCAATTGCTGCCCGCGCCCAGGCAGGTGACGGGGATTCCTTCCTGGTGGGCGAACTTGAGCACCTGCGCCAGCTCGACCCGATCATAAGGCTGGACGAATACCTCCGCCGGGCCGCCAATCCCGTAGGTGGTGTGCTGGCTGAGGGGCTCATTGAACAGGACACGGCCTTTTTGAACCCTGCTGTTTAGCGCTTCTTGCTGTTGCCGATTCATTACTGATCCGACCCAATGGGCACATTCCCCTGCAAGAGGGGTTCCTGGTAGGCGTGCCTGATCTTTTCGTTGTAATGCGTGATGTCACCGGCACCCATGGTGATGACCATGTCTCCCGGCTTAATCAAGCGGGCTACAATGGCGGGCAGATCGTTTTTATCCGGCGTGTAGGTGACCTGCTTATGGCCGAAGTGGGCGGTATCATTTGCAATCAGCTCGCCAGTGATTCCTTCGATGGGCTCTTCCCGGGCCGGGTAGATGTCGGTCACCACCAGCACGTCGCTGGCCAGGAAACTGCGGGCGAATTCCTGGTGAAAATCTCGGGTGCGGGTATACAGGTGGGGCTGGAAGATAGCTATCAGCCGTCGGTCCCAACCCTGATGGGCGGTCTGGAGGACGGCCGAGACTTCGCGGGGATGGTGGGCGTAGTCGTCCACAAATATGACGTCGTTGATGATTTCGATGATCTCAAAGCGGCGGCTCACACCGCTGAACTGGTTCAGCCCATTGATGATTTCCTTTAGCGGCACTTCCAGCTCCAGCCCTACGGCCACGGCCGCCAGGGCATTCTTGATATTGTGCTCACCCGGCACTTGCAGTTCCATCGGGAGCGGCTCCTGGCCGGGAATGACCAGTTCAAACCGGGTGCGGTTTTCATGATAGGTGGCTTTACGAGCGCGCACATCGGCCTGGGGGGCCAGGCCATAAGTTGTGACCGGCCGTTGCAGCCGCGGCAAAAGTGCCTGAACGTTGGGCTCATCCAGGCAGGCGACCACCCGGCCATAAAACGGAACCGCATTGGCAAAGAGGGTGAAGGCCTGACTGAGTTCATCGAGATTTTCGTAGCAGTCCAGGTGTTCCAGATCGATGTTGGTGATGACAGCAATGGTGGGGCGCAGTGACAGGAAGCTGCGGTCAAACTCGTCGGCCTCTACCACGATGATGTTCCCTTGGCCGCGGCGGACGTTGGCGGCCAGGCTCTTCACGATACCGCCGATCACCATGGTGGGATCGCGCCGGGCGGTAGTCAGCATGGTGCCGATCATGGAGGAGGTGGTGGTTTTGCCATGGGTGCCGGC
Above is a window of Candidatus Neomarinimicrobiota bacterium DNA encoding:
- the rpmB gene encoding 50S ribosomal protein L28 codes for the protein MSKYCQVTGRGPSFGNKVSHAHNRTRRRFDLNLQRKRFWLEEEQRWVTLQVSAKGLRIIDKKGIGAVVRELRARGEKI
- the ftsZ gene encoding cell division protein FtsZ; this encodes MFFEFDDYDLMKAKIKVVGVGGAGGNAINRMIEDNLLGVEFIAVNSDAQDLDNNLAEIKIQIGKSLTKGLGAGADVDIGRQAIEEDHEIIEKTLSGADMVFITAGMGGGTGSGAAPRIARITRELGTLTVGIVTRPFLFEGRQRAQRAETGIEELRQYCDTTLVIPNETLLRITDPDTTFVDALKLADSILHQATKGISDLINIHGLINLDFADVRTVMLNMGDAIMGTGTGHGEERAILAAQQAISSPLLQNCNIQGAQGLLINVTGDATMTLHEVNDATSIINEEAGADANVIFGAVIDSNLTDEFRVTVIATGFNRPAEQLPLAARAREAFPGVASPFDAPGRREREPLFSLRRRVPKDGQGMAVVDGEDEDVMVFGDDLEVPAVLRSQASSRAGSQQPSA
- the ftsA gene encoding cell division protein FtsA → MTTHETQPRLIAALDVGTSKVCAVIARVDENGRLNLLGVGSAPSTGMRKGMVVNVKETVTSIEAAVEEAEAQADVKMNGVYVALSGEQIRSMNNAGVITVSRHESRMPHVQEITEDDIERVLEQAKAITLPAEREILHVLPQEFKVDQHEGIKAPLGHIGHRLEARVHLVTIDGSAAQNLVRCVEAAGLYVEALVLAPLASAAAVLEQTEKDQGVVLIDMGGGSTELIVYYDDGVRHTAIIPFGGNRVTNDIAQILHTTFQKAEELKKEYGYAKFPATVKDDEITINGIAGRRPQTTTRRGLSAIIEPRLEEILQLCRNEIRKSEVSDKLTFGVVLTGGGVLLKEMEEKAGEVFNADIKIGYPLHVGGLDDMVSSPEYATAIGLLLYGLEYEETYGLPKRPGSLTAFFKHLVSQVKGFFKELF
- a CDS encoding cell division protein FtsQ/DivIB, with the protein product MPNRDPSALRHLGSWARSVFVGSILVVAGWPLGKGILSYLNNIAVFELRRIEVRGNNILTRAEVVKTMAVPLTGSVFDVDLPALQGRVEELDYVYGVRLGRKLPHTLFVDLVENQPLAYVAAPEYYLLTDEQEALPLPHGRFELELPTVSGADSALKALALGSVNDHAQLQQAWKILHYIYASFPSLYQELSELVFADNGEITLYMTETSTAVRLGSQELEQRIATLDAFLLTVSGKRSLIDYSYIDLRYNRQVVVRERA
- the murB gene encoding UDP-N-acetylmuramate dehydrogenase, with product MNRQQQEALNSRVQKGRVLFNEPLSQHTTYGIGGPAEVFVQPYDRVELAQVLKFAHQEGIPVTCLGAGSNCLVSDTGLSGLVISLAGTLKNLHIEDGRVAAEAGVMLGHLVKRCLQAGLTGLESLIGIPGTLGGALVMNAGAFGAEISTHLDQVLILTLNGEEKVYQSENLQFGYRSSSFRPDEIIVEAEFHFAMGTAEAISRTRKLASNERKARQPLKYRSAGSVFKNPSPDMAAGMLIDRAGLKGTRRGEAEISTQHGNFFINRGAATAGDMAFLIKLAARTIKQRFNTQLEFEIKTFGFQPGYWEDAGLAQS
- the murC gene encoding UDP-N-acetylmuramate--L-alanine ligase, whose protein sequence is MFGRIKKIHFIGLGGIGISGMAELLHTLGFKISGSDLRRSEITDKLERAGVRFFEGHHPDNINACDMVVYSSAVKPDNPEIEAARSRSIPVIRRAEMLGELLKVAETSIAVAGTHGKTTTSSMIGTMLTTARRDPTMVIGGIVKSLAANVRRGQGNIIVVEADEFDRSFLSLRPTIAVITNIDLEHLDCYENLDELSQAFTLFANAVPFYGRVVACLDEPNVQALLPRLQRPVTTYGLAPQADVRARKATYHENRTRFELVIPGQEPLPMELQVPGEHNIKNALAAVAVGLELEVPLKEIINGLNQFSGVSRRFEIIEIINDVIFVDDYAHHPREVSAVLQTAHQGWDRRLIAIFQPHLYTRTRDFHQEFARSFLASDVLVVTDIYPAREEPIEGITGELIANDTAHFGHKQVTYTPDKNDLPAIVARLIKPGDMVITMGAGDITHYNEKIRHAYQEPLLQGNVPIGSDQ